AGCAGCTACAATCAGCCCAGGTAGAACAAGTTCAAGCGCAGCATCAGTTAAACTTAACTACAGAACAACTAACAGAGACTCAACAGCAGCTACAGTCAACTCAACCAGAGCTAGAACAAGCAAAGATAATAGAAGTCCAGGTAGTCCGACAACAAGTTGAAGAACAGTTAAATCAAGCTCAAAAACAGCTACAGATATCTCAAATGCAGGCGGAGCAGTTTAAGAGTTTGGTTGTAGCAATGGAAAGTAGTAAATTTTGGAAGTTGAGAAGATTGTGGTTTGATTGGAAACAAAAAACCAATCTGGGTGCAACAGATATTGTTTATCAAAATTATCTTTTCTCTTTAAACAAAGCTGCTCAAATCCCAACTGCTGTTGCGAATGTAAATGTAAATGTAAATACAGATATTCCCATAAGCGGGGATCCTAAATATCAAGTTTGGCTAGAGCGCAATTACCCTGGGCATAATGAGTTAAAAAAAATCAAAGAAAAAAGTTTGGCATTGGCTTACAAGCCTTTGATCAGCGTGATTGTGCCAGTCTATAATCCTGAAGAAAAGTTCTTACGCCAGGCGATCGCCTCAGTAATTGAACAGGCTTATTCTAATTGGGAATTGTGTTTAGCTGATGACTGTTCAACTAAACCTTATGTCAGATCGATTTTAGAAGAATATGCAGCACAAGATGAGCGGATCAAAGTCGTTTTTCGCTCAGAAAACGGTCATATTTGTCATACTTCTAATTCTGCCTTGGAAATAGCTACAGGAGAATATATTGCCCTATTAGATCACGATGACCTATTGCCACCCCATGCTCTAGCCAGAGTTGCGGAACTACTAAATGAACATCCAGAGGCCGACTTTATCTATTCTGATGAAGACAAGATAGACGATAACCATATCTATCAAAGTCCCTTTTTTAAGCCAGATTGGTGTCCCGATTCATTTCTGGCGCGGATGTATACTTGCCATTTAGGAGTTTACAGGCGATCGCTTGTTCAGTCAGTTGGTAATTTTCGAGTCGGCTTTGAAGGTAGCCAAGATTACGATCTGGTGTTGCGGATAACTGAAAAAACTAATAATATCTTTCACATACCCGATATTCTTTATCACTGGCGGATTCATCTTCAGTCTACTGCCTCAGATTCTAACGCTAAACCCTACGCTGCTGATGCTGCTAAAAAGGCGATCGCCGAAGCAATTGAACGACGGGGAGAGCCAGGTAAAATTAAGACTCAGGTAAGTTTTCCAGGGGTGTATCAGGTTCGCTATCAGATCAAAGAACAAAAGTTAGTCAGTATAATTATTCCTACCAAAGATTTAGCGGACACCTTAGACGTTTGCCTAAAGTCTATTTTTGCTCAAACGACCTATTCCAACTATGAAGTTGTTGTAATCGACAACAATAGCACTGAGGCAAAGACTGCTCAATGTCTGGCAGATTGGCAAAAGCAACAGCCGCAACGTTTTCGCTCTATTCCCTATCACGTGCCGTTTAATTATTCTCAGATCAATAACTATGCCGTCCAACAGGTGAAAGGGGACTATCTGCTGTTTCTCAATAACGACATAGAAGTAATCACCAAGGGCTGGTTAACAGCCATGGTAGAACAGGCACAAAGAAAGTCTATTGGGGCAGTAGGTAGCCTGCTGCTTTACCCTGATGACACTATCCAGCACGCGGGTGTAGTGGTGGGCTTAGGTGGTGTGGCAGGACATAGCCATAAACATCTGCATATTTCTCAGCCTGGCTATATGTTTCAGGTAGTTTCTACCAACAATTATTCGGCGGTTACTGGAGCGTGTTTAATGTGTCGGCGAGAAGTATTTGCAGAAGTGCAGGGGTTTGAAGAAGATCTGGCGATCGCCTTTAATGATGTTGATTTTTGTCTTAAAATTGCCAAGCTAGGTTACAACAACATTTATCTGCCCCACGTAGTTTTATACCACTATGAGTCCAAAAGTCGGGGATATGAAAACACCCCTGAAAAACAGGCTCGCTTTGCCAAAGAGGTCAATTACATGAAGCAAAAATGGCAAAAGGTTTGTCTGCACGACCCTTGCTATAGCCCTAATTTGACTAAAGATTACGAGAACTACAGCATTAATGTTTAAGCAGCCAGACTCTTGACCATATTTAACAGTTTTCCCTCAAATAAAATTTTATCTAAACGTTTAGCTCCTAATTTTAACCTATAACCTGATAACCTATAACTAGTACAAATAACTTGACTATACCTGTTATAGGTTAAAGGTTATAGATTAGAGA
This DNA window, taken from Pleurocapsa sp. FMAR1, encodes the following:
- a CDS encoding glycosyltransferase translates to MKDTAQNQSVVIMAGMHRSGSSLTASLLQNAGIYIGDRLMGATEANPKGYFEDWDFVDFHANVLRSQGIADEGWTKENQIKVQQQYMLTARNLILGRKEHSIWGWKDPRTTLFLDFWARLIPDAKYIFVYRSPWEVVDSLFRRGDVIFRTNPNFAVQQWCNYNQAVLNFYQQHQERSFLIGIESIIQNSDGFIDLVKQKFSLKLRSPESLYEPALFNANSNIHYRQALITEFFPEAIDLYAQLQQADKSSSAPVAHQSIDLTCKSWILQDWSDLKGTTREKGNLETELTETHQKLHSAQVEQAQVQHQLNLNTEQLTETQQQLQATQTELTETHQKLHSAQVEQAQAQHQLNLTTEQLTETQQQLQSTQLELTETQQQLQSAQVEQVQAQHQLNLTTEQLTETQQQLQSAQVEQVQAQHQLNLTTEQLTETQQQLQSTQLELTETQQQLQSAQVEQVQAQHQLNLTTEQLTETQQQLQSTQPELEQAKIIEVQVVRQQVEEQLNQAQKQLQISQMQAEQFKSLVVAMESSKFWKLRRLWFDWKQKTNLGATDIVYQNYLFSLNKAAQIPTAVANVNVNVNTDIPISGDPKYQVWLERNYPGHNELKKIKEKSLALAYKPLISVIVPVYNPEEKFLRQAIASVIEQAYSNWELCLADDCSTKPYVRSILEEYAAQDERIKVVFRSENGHICHTSNSALEIATGEYIALLDHDDLLPPHALARVAELLNEHPEADFIYSDEDKIDDNHIYQSPFFKPDWCPDSFLARMYTCHLGVYRRSLVQSVGNFRVGFEGSQDYDLVLRITEKTNNIFHIPDILYHWRIHLQSTASDSNAKPYAADAAKKAIAEAIERRGEPGKIKTQVSFPGVYQVRYQIKEQKLVSIIIPTKDLADTLDVCLKSIFAQTTYSNYEVVVIDNNSTEAKTAQCLADWQKQQPQRFRSIPYHVPFNYSQINNYAVQQVKGDYLLFLNNDIEVITKGWLTAMVEQAQRKSIGAVGSLLLYPDDTIQHAGVVVGLGGVAGHSHKHLHISQPGYMFQVVSTNNYSAVTGACLMCRREVFAEVQGFEEDLAIAFNDVDFCLKIAKLGYNNIYLPHVVLYHYESKSRGYENTPEKQARFAKEVNYMKQKWQKVCLHDPCYSPNLTKDYENYSINV